In Maridesulfovibrio bastinii DSM 16055, the genomic window TGGAAGTACTCTGGGCTCCCTGGAGAATGGACTACATATTAGGCCCGAAGCCTGATGAATGTGTTTTCTGCATTCCTGAGCATACAGATGAAGATGAAGAACGCTGTATTCTGCTTCGAGCCGAACACTGTTTTGTGCTGCTGAATAAATTTCCGTATAATAACGGACATTTGATGGTCTGCCCTTACAGGCATGTCAGCAGCCTGACTGATTTATCGGAAGAAGAGTCTTGCGAAATTATGAAATGCGTTACCATAAGCTGCAAGATTTTAGAGGAAACGTTTAATCCTCAGGGAATTAATGTAGGACTCAATATCGGAGAAGCTGCGGGAGCGGGCATAGCCGCCCATCTTCACTTCCAGTTGGTTCCCCGGTGGAGCGGGGATGCCTCTTTTATGGCTGTATTCGGTGAAACTACTGTTATCCCGGAACATCTGTCCTCTACCTACAAAAAGCTTAAGCCGCTGTTTGACAGGTACGGTAAGTAACACTTAAGGAGGGTTTAATGCGTTACTTGAAAGTTTTGGCTCTGATTCTGCTTTTCTTCCTTTCAATGGTCTTTTTTGTACAGAACACACCCGAGTTATCAAAGGAAGTGACTCTTTCACTTGAGCTGGTTCATTATAAATTCGTCAGCGTACCGCTTCCTTACTATCTTTTGATTCTGGTTTCATTCTGTATAGGCGCAATTCTCTGCCTGATTTATTTCATGGCTGACAAACTGCGTCTTACAGGTATTTTGCGTGCTTATAAAACCAGAATGGCTACTCTTGAACAGGAAGTTAACTCACTGCGCAATCTTCCCCTTGAGGAAAAGAATTACCCCTCCTCCAGCGACAGCGAAGAAACTGCCGAATAAATATCCGGAGATGCATGTTGTCATTTTTCGGTCTGTTTAAAAATAAGAACCTGTCGGCGTCCGCATCACGGACGTCTTCAGGTTCTTTTTCTCTTTTGAAATCAGAAGCGGGACTGGCTGATACCCGTGCTGCCATTGATGAACTGTCTCAGGTTGTTAAAGATAACCCCGAGGCTGTTGAAATCTACCTTGCCCTTGGCAATCTTTACCGCTCACAGGGTGAATTTGACCGCGCTGCACAGATCAGAAACAGTCTTATAGTCCGTCCGGGACTGGACGATACTCTCAAAGCAAGAACACTGTATGAGCTTGGAAGAGATTTTATGCGTGGAGGCTTTCTGGACAGAGCTGAAAACGCATTTGACAAAGCCCGTGAAATTGTAGGAGATTCTCCTGAAATAATTCGTGAGCTTGCCGGACTCGCTGCCGGTGTACGCGAATTTGAAAAAGCGGCACAATTTTATTCCACTTTGCGTATGCCTCTTCAAGAGGCCCATTATCTGGCCCGCGCGGCTGAGGATGAATTTAAAGAATCCCAGAGCAAAGGCTTTAGAACCGTCAAAAAAGCTCTCAAGGTTGCAAGCGGTTCTATTGAAGCATGGTTGCTGTTGCTTTCAGAATTAAAAAAAGAAGCAAATCTTAAAGAATTTTCAAAAAGATTTCCCGAGGCTTTAAACCATGTGCCTCTGGATCTCAGGTTTACGCTTGTTGAAGGCCTTCTGACAGGAGCTCCTTCTTCATGCGGACATACGGCTATAGAAACAGATCTGGTAACCGAAAGTGACCGCGCTTTTTATAAAGTTATGCTGGAAGCTCTCGAAGCTACATCCGAGATAGATGTAACCCTTTGTTATTACGGAGCAAGACTCCTCCATCTTTGTGGAGAGGAGAAAGAGGCCCGCCTCTGGCTTGAAAAAACACTGGTTCTCAATCAGAATTTCTGGCTGGCCCGTCTTGAGCTTTTCCGCCATGCCAAAGAAGAACAGACTCTGACTCCATTTTTCAGCAATCAGCTTGACTTTTTTGTCAACGTTGCCTGCGAAGTTAAACGCTTCACCTGCTCGGGTTGCGGACTTAAAGGAGACAGGTTATTCTTCGTCTGTCCTAAATGCCATAGTTGGTATTCCATAACTTTCCGTAAAGAATTGAACCAGTAAAAGAGACCCGCCATATTGTGAGCAAAATTAAACTCACCCCCATGTTTGAACAATACCTCCAGATAAAGGAGGAGCACCCGGATGCACTTCTGTTTTACAGAATGGGGGATTTTTTCGAACTGTTTTTTGAAGACGCTGAAATCGCAGCCCGCGAACTTCAGATCGCTTTAACATGCCGTAATCCCAATTCGGACGTAAAGGTTCCGATGTGCGGAGTTCCGCATCACGCTGTAGAAGCTTATCTTTCGCAACTGCTGGATAAGGGTTACAAAGTTGCGCTCTGCAACCAGATTGAGGACCCCAAAGAAGCCAAGGGCCTTGTAAAACGTGCCGTAACGAGAATCTATACTCCCGGAACTGTTGTTGAAGACTCAACCCTCAAGGCTAAG contains:
- a CDS encoding tetratricopeptide repeat protein, translating into MLSFFGLFKNKNLSASASRTSSGSFSLLKSEAGLADTRAAIDELSQVVKDNPEAVEIYLALGNLYRSQGEFDRAAQIRNSLIVRPGLDDTLKARTLYELGRDFMRGGFLDRAENAFDKAREIVGDSPEIIRELAGLAAGVREFEKAAQFYSTLRMPLQEAHYLARAAEDEFKESQSKGFRTVKKALKVASGSIEAWLLLLSELKKEANLKEFSKRFPEALNHVPLDLRFTLVEGLLTGAPSSCGHTAIETDLVTESDRAFYKVMLEALEATSEIDVTLCYYGARLLHLCGEEKEARLWLEKTLVLNQNFWLARLELFRHAKEEQTLTPFFSNQLDFFVNVACEVKRFTCSGCGLKGDRLFFVCPKCHSWYSITFRKELNQ
- a CDS encoding HIT family protein, which encodes MEVLWAPWRMDYILGPKPDECVFCIPEHTDEDEERCILLRAEHCFVLLNKFPYNNGHLMVCPYRHVSSLTDLSEEESCEIMKCVTISCKILEETFNPQGINVGLNIGEAAGAGIAAHLHFQLVPRWSGDASFMAVFGETTVIPEHLSSTYKKLKPLFDRYGK
- a CDS encoding LapA family protein, whose amino-acid sequence is MRYLKVLALILLFFLSMVFFVQNTPELSKEVTLSLELVHYKFVSVPLPYYLLILVSFCIGAILCLIYFMADKLRLTGILRAYKTRMATLEQEVNSLRNLPLEEKNYPSSSDSEETAE